Proteins from one Porites lutea chromosome 3, jaPorLute2.1, whole genome shotgun sequence genomic window:
- the LOC140931906 gene encoding uncharacterized protein, whose translation MSAEGEIKTMQEKIQGKLKMLEFTAGDTAKVIETGDLKTIERHGSALEHVIDKTHQLKLEVQELRIESGNDPVEVRLWTETVESQISKFEGILKEVEYVAASIRSIEEEKREEEKRKRNLEEKIQLEKAKHEAQASLEKTAKASTEESGNLSNVGAKLPKLEITKFQGTFLDWMRFWNQFETEIDKAKLTQVAKFSYLKELLVPSVRASIDGLPFTTEGYERAKAILKTKYGKPSEVANAHMQCIIGLSTVHGGHPAKIHDFYEKLTSHTQVLETMGKVNEIGGFVRATLDKLPGIRADLVRLDDNWQEWGFAELIESLRKWCDRNPIVSENLKPEPPKPDLRSRYPPNRDPRNRFQARKNPAYQTKDESAKVGRNCIYCNGEDHSSTQCKKVPGLHQRRQILSDKKLCFNCTGTRHQARECHSKYTCQHCGGRHHTSICDRLPSNSQMMLATGEGSVIYPVVVVFVDGIKCRALLDTGAGSTYASAALIERLNKRPTHIEHRQIDMMLCSTVQKVQGYSVTVKSVDGKFEMMTKINKVDKGVLLTVPNPNYGELISKYRHLQGVVMDDDDKKSELPIHVILGASEYSRIKTETKPRIGQPSEPIAEFTMLGWTMMSTGREAALSNVYLTKTSAADYEQLCSLDVLGLADRPEADQQNVFAEFSEQLNRSDEGWYESGLLWKPGHDHLQSNERGSIRRLQGLVRKLQREPGLIDKYDEIIQEQLTEGIVERVVDEPNERVFYIPHKPVKKETAVTTKLKIVFDASAKPSEDSPSLNECLETGPPLQNLLWNVLVRNRLKPVALAADIKQAFLQVRIRPEDRDALRFHWLKNKDPSVIEALRFTRVLFGLVQSPFLLAGTLKLHLQSLREKYPVEVDEILRSLYVDDVITGGNTKEEVQDLKKTIISVFGDAKFTMHKWNSNEPQLESENVVPVHEPQLDGENGVPVDEQQSYAKQQLGVKEGESKILGLPWNKREDTIAVTFPEEPVDNTKRGMLRFLAAVYDPLGVASPTTLVGKLLYREVCDSRLPWDEKLSDRIGQEWLKFVRSLPNKVEVLRNIPRFKEPIEGVQLHVFGDTSGVGTSAAVYAVITQASGVSKGLIAAKSRLAKKNLTIPRLELVSAHMAANLVENVRVVLEGYPIKSVHGWSDSTVALHWIKGGGTYKQFVANRVRKINDKDYIEWRHVDSKHNPADIGSRGCKADQLCNVWLPGPQWLSKPEEWPGDVVTEPNKETEAEAKLTKEVFAVAVEARDDFDEVLERHTFWRTIRISAWVMRFLQNCRSKKWNRVSGPLTTAETEIQVKWWIRREQQRHSVTDKFLEDQERLNLQKNDQGIYVCRGRIQGHYPVYLPPRVVLSEKMVQDAHILTLHGGVGLTMAHVRQEYWIPRLRQLAKNVVNHCYGCKKFHVTKLQNPPPGNLPVDRTEGTFPFQVVGVDYAGPITYKISKKKEGKAYILLFACSLTRAVHLELLTDQTTAGFIRCLKHFIARRGRPTKIYSDNGRSFVAASRWLKSVMREEKLQDYLTHHNILWQFNLARAPWWGGQFERLVGVVKQSFYKSMGRAYLTFGELEEVVLEVEVAVNNRPLSYVEDDVELPVLTPNVMMHGLPNLLPEEDAESVEDVELRKRTRYLRRCKDILWSRWTTEYIRSLRERHNLKHKTKVLTLKVGDVVLIQSEERNRGKWNIGVVVKLIKGRDGIVRAARLRAGKSYLERAIQQLCPMELSCDVRDTQLRNSVQLNPRAREFTPRRAAVAAAKRIREIAEQENK comes from the coding sequence ATGAGCGCCGAAGGCGAAATCAAAACAATGCAGGAGAAGATTCAAGGTAAACTGAAAATGCTTGAATTTACAGCGGGAGATACAGCGAAAGTAATCGAGACCGGAGACCTGAAGACAATTGAGAGGCATGGAAGCGCATTGGAGCACGTTATTGACAAAACACATCAGCTCAAATTGGAAGTTCAGGAGTTGCGTATTGAAAGTGGGAATGACCCTGTAGAGGTCAGACTTTGGACCGAAACTGTAGAAAGCCAAATCAGTAAATTTGAGGGAATTCTTAAAGAAGTGGAATATGTAGCTGCCAGTATTAGATCAATCGAAGAGGAAAAACGCGAGGaagagaaacggaaacggaatttGGAGGAAAAGATCCAGCTTGAAAAGGCTAAACACGAAGCGCAAGCGAGTCTTGAGAAAACGGCGAAGGCATCCACGGAGGAATCTGGGAATTTGAGCAATGTCGGAGCGAAATTGCCAAAACTGGAGATAACTAAATTTCAAGGGACTTTCCTGGATTGGATGAGGTTTTGGAATCAATTCGAAACTGAAATCGACAAGGCTAAACTAACTCAAGTTGCTAAGTTTTCTTACCTGAAGGAGTTACTAGTACCCAGTGTCCGCGCGTCCATTGACGGACTCCCTTTCACGACGGAGGGTTACGAAAGGGCCAAAGCTATATTGAAAACCAAGTATGGTAAACCCAGTGAGGTAGCAAACGCACATATGCAATGCATAATTGGATTATCCACAGTTCATGGTGGACACCCAGCAAAAATCCATGATTTCTACGAGAAGCTAACAAGTCACACACAAGTGCTAGAGACCATGGGCAAGGTTAACGAAATAGGAGGGTTTGTGCGTGCGACGCTTGATAAATTACCTGGAATCAGAGCGGATCTGGTACGTCTAGACGATAACTGGCAAGAGTGGGGATTTGCAGAGCTAATCGAATCCCTGAGGAAGTGGTGTGACCGTAACCCTATTGTCAGCGAAAACCTTAAACCTGAACCGCCAAAGCCTGACCTGCGAAGTCGTTATCCTCCGAACCGTGACCCGCGAAATCGCTTCCAAGCAAGGAAAAATCCTGCTTACCAGACCAAAGATGAGAGTGCGAAGGTGGGGCGTAACTGCATCTATTGTAATGGCGAGGATCACAGCTCCACCCAGTGCAAGAAAGTCCCTGGCTTGCACCAGCGCAGGCAGATCTTGAGTGACAAGAAACTATGCTTCAACTGTACAGGAACAAGACATCAAGCACGGGAGTGCCACAGCAAGTACACTTGTCAACATTGCGGTGGCAGACATCACACGTCTATTTGTGACAGGCTGCCTAGCAACAGTCAAATGATGTTGGCAACTGGTGAGGGTTCTGTTATTTATCCGGTGGTAGTGGTGTTCGTCGATGGGATCAAATGCAGAGCATTACTAGACACAGGTGCGGGTAGTACTTATGCGTCAGCGGCTCTGATTGAACGGCTTAACAAGCGACCAACTCATATCGAACATAGACAGATTGACATGATGCTTTGCTCAACAGTTCAAAAGGTACAAGGGTATTCAGTAACGGTTAAAAGTGTTGATGGGAAGTTTGAGATGATGACGAAGATCAATAAGGTGGACAAGGGTGTTCTACTCACAGTCCCAAATCCGAATTATGGAGAACTGATCAGCAAGTATCGTCACCTGCAGGGAGTGGTCATGGATGACGATGACAAGAAGAGTGAGTTACCCATTCATGTAATACTCGGCGCCAGCGAGTACTCAAGGATCAAAACTGAGACGAAACCTAGAATTGGTCAGCCGTCTGAGCCCATTGCTGAGTTCACTATGCTGGGGTGGACGATGATGTCCACAGGGAGAGAAGccgcgctatccaacgtttatTTGACGAAAACATCGGCAGCAGACTACGAACAACTCTGCTCTTTAGATGTTTTAGGACTCGCAGATAGACCAGAAGCAGACCAGCAAAACGTGTTTGCCGAATTCTCTGAGCAACTGAACCGAAGTGATGAAGGTTGGTACGAATCGGGTTTGCTATGGAAGCCGGGTCACGATCACCTGCAATCGAACGAACGCGGAAGTATCAGGAGACTACAAGGTCTAGTGAGGAAGTTGCAGAGAGAGCCTGGTCTGATAGACAAGTACGATGAGATCATCCAAGAGCAACTCACTGAAGGGATAGTTGAGAGAGTTGTAGACGAGCCAAACGAGAGAGTATTTTACATCCCTCACAAACCTGTGAAAAAGGAAACTGCCGTGACCACAAAACTCAAAATTGTATTTGACGCATCGGCTAAGCCAAGTGAAGATAGTCCGTCGTTAAACGAGTGCTTAGAAACGGGGCCTCCCTTGCAGAATCTGTTGTGGAACGTTCTTGTGCGAAATCGCCTAAAGCCAGTAGCCTTAGCAGCTGACATCAAACAAGCCTTCTTACAAGTACGCATAAGACCTGAAGACCGGGATGCACTACGTTTCCACTGGCTCAAGAACAAGGACCCTTCAGTTATTGAAGCCTTGAGATTCACGCGAGTGCTCTTCGGGTTGGTCCAGTCGCCATTCTTGTTGGCGGGGACACTAAAGTTGCACTTGCAAAGCCTAAGAGAGAAATACCCAGTGGAGGTAGACGAGATCTTGAGGAGTCTATACGTTGATGACGTCATCACGGGGGGCAACACCAAAGAAGAGGTTCAGGACCTGAAGAAGACGATCATATCAGTGTTTGGGGATGCTAAGTTTACCATGCACAAGTGGAACTCCAACGAGCCTCAGCTAGAGAGTGAGAATGTTGTTCCGGTGCACGAGCCTCAGCTAGACGGCGAGAATGGGGTGCCTGTTGATGAACAGCAGAGTTACGCAAAGCAACAGTTGGGAGTTAAGGAAGGTGAATCCAAGATATTAGGTTTGCCGTGGAACAAGAGAGAGGACACAATTGCAGTGACTTTCCCTGAGGAACCTGTTGATAACACTAAGAGAGGAATGCTACGATTCTTAGCTGCGGTGTACGACCCGCTTGGTGTAGCGTCGCCCACAACATTAGTGGGAAAGCTTCTATACCGCGAAGTATGCGACAGTCGACTACCGTGGGATGAGAAACTGTCAGACAGAATTGGACAAGAGTGGCTGAAGTTTGTGAGGAGCCTCCCCAACAAGGTTGAAGTACTGCGGAACATACCAAGGTTCAAGGAGCCGATCGAAGGAGTCCAGTTGCATGTATTCGGTGACACAAGTGGAGTTGGTACATCAGCGGCCGTCTATGCAGTGATTACACAAGCCTCCGGGGTGAGCAAGGGCTTAATAGCAGCAAAGTCAAGATTAGCAAAGAAGAATCTTACAATTCCAAGATTGGAACTTGTGTCCGCTCACATGGCCGCTAACCTTGTGGAGAACGTGAGAGTCGTACTTGAAGGATATCCAATCAAGTCAGTCCATGGGTGGAGTGACAGTACTGTCGCACTCCACTGGATCAAGGGGGGAGGTACTTACAAACAGTTTGTGGCCAACAGAGTCCGCAAGATCAACGACAAAGATTACATTGAATGGAGACATGTCGACTCCAAACACAACCCAGCCGACATAGGAAGCAGAGGCTGCAAGGCAGATCAGCTGTGTAATGTGTGGTTGCCGGGACCACAATGGTTGTCCAAGCCAGAGGAGTGGCCGGGAGACGTAGTGACAGAGCCTAACAAAGAAACGGAAGCAGAAGCTAAGCTTACTAAGGAGGTGTTTGCAGTGGCAGTGGAGGCGAGGGACGACTTCGATGAAGTGCTGGAAAGGCATACCTTCTGGCGAACGATCAGAATCAGTGCATGGGTCATGAGATTCCTTCAAAATTGCCGGAGCAAGAAGTGGAACCGAGTAAGCGGACCCTTGACAACAGCTGAGACGGAGATACAGGTCAAGTGGTGGATAAGGCGGGAGCAGCAGAGACACAGTGTAACAGACAAGTTTCTGGAAGACCAAGAAAGGCTCAACCTTCAGAAGAATGACCAAGGAATCTATGTGTGCAGAGGAAGAATTCAAGGACATTATCCGGTGTATTTGCCACCCAGGGTAGTCTTATCAGAAAAAATGGTGCAAGACGCCCACATCTTGACGCTACACGGGGGAGTCGGCCTAACGATGGCGCATGTGAGACAAGAGTATTGGATTCCCCGTCTCCGGCAACTGGCGAAGAACGTGGTTAACCACTGCTATGGGTGTAAGAAGTTCCATGTGACAAAGCTCCAAAATCCACCGCCTGGAAACTTACCAGTGGATCGTACAGAGGGGACATTTCCGTTCCAAGTAGTAGGGGTGGACTACGCCGGGCCCATAACTTACAAGATTTCGAAGAAGAAAGAAGGCAAGGCATACATTTTACTGTTCGCATGCAGTCTAACGAGAGCGGTCCATTTAGAGTTACTAACTGACCAGACCACTGCTGGTTTCATCAGGTGTTTGAAACATTTCATTGCGAGACGGGGGAGGCCTACGAAGATTTATTCGGACAATGGAAGAAGTTTTGTGGCTGCATCCAGGTGGCTCAAGAGTGTTATGAGGGAGGAGAAATTGCAAGACTATCTGACCCACCACAACATCCTTTGGCAGTTTAACCTCGCCAGAGCCCCATGGTGGGGCGGTCAATTTGAACGGTTGGTTGGAGTTGTGAAACAGTCATTTTACAAATCTATGGGACGAGCGTACCTGACATTCGGAGAGCTTGAAGAAGTTGTGCTTGAGGTGGAGGTGGCCGTCAATAACCGCCCGTTATCCTATGTTGAAGATGATGTTGAACTTCCGGTGCTAACACCAAACGTCATGATGCACGGGCTACCTAACCTCCTGCCAGAGGAGGATGCAGAGTCAGTGGAGGATGTGGAGCTACGTAAGAGGACAAGATACCTCCGTCGCTGCAAGGACATTCTGTGGTCAAGGTGGACTACAGAATACATCAGAAGTTTGAGGGAGAGACACAATCTCAAACACAAGACCAAGGTGCTGACACTGAAAGTTGGAGATGTGGTGCTAATTCAGAGTGAGGAGCGCAACCGTGGAAAGTGGAACATTGGAGTTGTAGTGAAACTCATCAAGGGGCGTGACGGCATCGTCCGAGCAGCGAGGTTGAGAGCGGGGAAGTCCTACTTGGAGCGAGCAATCCAACAGCTATGTCCAATGGAGCTGTCGTGCGACGTACGGGACACACAGTTGAGAAATTCGGTGCAGCTTAATCCTCGAGCCAGAGAGTTCACCCCTAGGCGGGCTGCTGTAGCTGCAGCGAAGCGGATCAGAGAGATTGCAGAGCAAGAGAACAAGTGA